In a genomic window of Helianthus annuus cultivar XRQ/B chromosome 10, HanXRQr2.0-SUNRISE, whole genome shotgun sequence:
- the LOC118483095 gene encoding palmitoyl-monogalactosyldiacylglycerol delta-7 desaturase, chloroplastic-like, with product MSSNDAKELEHQRIFLSNVVVSRKRNLIWGRRWRPVDIKMASGMFFLHVLALFAPSTFSWSVFWSAFLVYVFTGMLGISICYHRLLAHHSLKLPKWMEYTCAYLGVHALQRDPIYWVSIHRYHHQYVDTEKDPHSPTYGFWFSHMGWLFDSGYIMEKYQERNNVEDLKSQAFYRFIKRTYMWHIFGFGALVYAWGGFPYFVWIMGVRMSCFHHITFFVNSVCHIWGKRAWNTDDLSRNNWWVAMVTFGEGWHNNHHAFEYSARHGLEWWQIDFSWYLISFLKSVGLATNVKLPTQAHKLKKSFASDCKFK from the exons ATGTCGTCAAATGATGCAAAGGAATTAGAGCATCAAAGAATCTTTTTATCTAATGTAGTGGTATCAAGAAAAAGGAACCTCATATGGGGACGAAGATGGAGGCCAGTAGACATAAAAATGGCCTCTGGAATGTTTTTTCTACATGTTTTGGCACTTTTTGCACCGTCTACATTCAGTTGGAGTGTTTTTTGGTCCGCATTTTTGGTTTACGTCTTTACTGGAATGTTGGGTATAAGCATATGTTACCACAGGCTTCTAGCGCACCATAGTCTGAAGCTACCCAAATGGATGGAATACACATGTGCTTATCTAGGGGTTCATGCTTTGCAG AGGGATCCAATATATTGGGTGAGCATCCATAGGTATCATCATCAATATGTTGATACAGAGAAAGACCCACACAGTCCCACTTATGGATTTTGGTTTAGTCATATGGGTTGGTTATTTGACAGCGGCTACATTATGGAGAAG tATCAGGAACGCAACAATGTAGAAGATTTAAAAAGTCAAGCATTCTATAGGTTTATCAAAAGAACTTACATGTGGCATATATTTGGATTTGGGGCACTTGTTTATGCTTGGGGCGGTTTCCCCTACTTTGTTTGGATTATG GGTGTTAGGATGTCCTGCTTTCACCACATCACTTTCTTTGTGAACTCGGTTTGCCATATATGGGGAAAACGAGCTTGGAACACCGACGATTTGTCTAGAAATAATTG GTGGGTGGCAATGGTTACTTTTGGGGAAGGGTGGCATAACAATCACCATGCTTTCGAGTACTCAGCTAGACATGGGTTGGAATGGTGGCAAATTGATTTCTCTTGGTACTTGATTAGCTTTCTTAAATCAGTGGGATTGGCCACCAACGTGAAATTGCCAACTCAAGCTCACAAGCTTAAGAAATCGTTTGCTTCTGATTGCAAATTCAAATGA